A region of Arabidopsis thaliana chromosome 5, partial sequence DNA encodes the following proteins:
- a CDS encoding HXXXD-type acyl-transferase family protein (HXXXD-type acyl-transferase family protein; FUNCTIONS IN: transferase activity, transferring acyl groups other than amino-acyl groups, transferase activity; INVOLVED IN: biological_process unknown; EXPRESSED IN: 12 plant structures; EXPRESSED DURING: 6 growth stages; CONTAINS InterPro DOMAIN/s: Transferase (InterPro:IPR003480); BEST Arabidopsis thaliana protein match is: HXXXD-type acyl-transferase family protein (TAIR:AT5G39050.1); Has 2059 Blast hits to 2043 proteins in 124 species: Archae - 0; Bacteria - 0; Metazoa - 0; Fungi - 23; Plants - 2033; Viruses - 0; Other Eukaryotes - 3 (source: NCBI BLink).), translating to MNPSLNFIHVSRVTPSNSNSSASLTLPLTFFDLLWLKHKAVERVIFYKLTDVNRSLFDSVIVPNLKSSLSSSLSHYLPLAGHIIWEPHDPKPKIVYTQNDAVSFTVAESNSDFSLLTGKEPFSSTELHPLVPELQNSDDSAAVVSFQVTLFPNQGFCIGVTTHHAVSDGKTTTTFLKSWAHLCKHQDSSLPDDLIPFYDRTVIKGPPEIDTKVLKIWHSIHKPKSLKLLPRPEIESDVVRYTFELTRENIEKLRDKLKRESSSFSSVRLSTFVITFSYVFTCLIGSGGDDPNRPVGYRFAVDCRRLIDDPPIPLTYFGNCVYSAVKIPLDAGMFLGEQGFVVAARLISDSVEELDSNVAWKIPELLETYEKAPVDSQFVSVAGSTRFGIYGLDFGWGKPFKSLLVSIDQRGKISIAESRDGSGGVEIGFSLKKQEMNVLIDLLHKGIK from the coding sequence atgaatccaTCACTAAACTTCATCCACGTGTCACGAGTCACGCCATCAAACTCTAACTCGTCGGCGTCACTCACTCTCCCGCTCACTTTCTTTGACCTTCTCTGGCTCAAACACAAAGCCGTCGAACGAGTCATCTTCTACAAACTCACCGACGTAAATCGCTCTTTATTCGACTCAGTCATCGTCCCCAACCTCAAATCCTCTCTCTCCTCATCCCTCTCTCACTACCTCCCACTCGCCGGCCATATCATCTGGGAACCACATGATCCAAAACCGAAAATCGTCTACACccaaaacgacgccgtttcaTTCACCGTAGCTGAGTCAAACTCGGATTTCTCCCTTTTAACCGGAAAAGAACCTTTCTCCTCCACCGAGTTACACCCATTAGTCCCGGAGTTACAAAACTCCGACGACTCAGCAGCAGTCGTGTCGTTTCAAGTCACGTTATTTCCAAACCAAGGGTTTTGCATCGGCGTAACCACACACCATGCCGTTTCTGATGGGAAAACGACAACCACGTTTCTCAAATCTTGGGCTCACTTATGTAAACATCAAGACTCTTCTCTACCGGATGATCTAATTCCGTTTTACGATCGTACGGTCATAAAAGGTCCACCGGAGATTGATACTAAAGTCTTGAAAATTTGGCACTCtattcataaaccaaaaagctTGAAGTTGTTACCGAGACCGGAGATAGAATCCGACGTCGTTCGATACACATTCGAACTCACTCGTGAAAACATCGAAAAGCTTCGAGATAAACTCAAGAGAGagtcttcttcgttttcctcGGTTAGATTGTCAACGTTTGTGATTACGTTTTCGTACGTTTTCACGTGCTTAATAGGATCCGGAGGCGATGATCCGAATAGACCGGTCGGGTATAGATTCGCGGTGGATTGTCGAAGGCTTATCGATGATCCACCGATCCCGTTGACTTATTTCGGAAACTGTGTTTACTCTGCTGTGAAAATCCCGCTAGATGCGGGGATGTTTCTTGGTGAACAAGGTTTCGTGGTTGCTGCGAGATTGATTAGTGATTCGGTTGAGGAATTGGATTCAAATGTGGCTTGGAAGATACCGGAGCTTTTGGAAACGTATGAGAAAGCTCCTGTGGACTCACAATTTGTGTCGGTTGCCGGGTCAACCCGGTTTGGTATATACGGGTTGGATTTCGGGTGGGGAAAACCTTTTAAGTCGTTGTTGGTGTCGATTGATCAGAGAGGAAAGATATCAATTGCGGAGAGTAGAGATGGAAGTGGAGGTGTTGAGATTGGCTTCTCgctcaagaaacaagaaatgaatgttttgattgatttgctACACAAGGGGATAAAATGA
- the PMAT1 gene encoding HXXXD-type acyl-transferase family protein (HXXXD-type acyl-transferase family protein; FUNCTIONS IN: transferase activity, transferring acyl groups other than amino-acyl groups, transferase activity; INVOLVED IN: biological_process unknown; LOCATED IN: cellular_component unknown; EXPRESSED IN: 21 plant structures; EXPRESSED DURING: 13 growth stages; CONTAINS InterPro DOMAIN/s: Transferase (InterPro:IPR003480); BEST Arabidopsis thaliana protein match is: HXXXD-type acyl-transferase family protein (TAIR:AT5G39080.1); Has 1994 Blast hits to 1978 proteins in 124 species: Archae - 0; Bacteria - 0; Metazoa - 0; Fungi - 30; Plants - 1963; Viruses - 0; Other Eukaryotes - 1 (source: NCBI BLink).) → MVNEEMESSLKVIDVARVTPSNSDSSESLTLPLTFFDLLWYKLHAVERVIFYKLTDASRPFFDSVIVPNLKTSLSSSLSHYLPLAGKLVWEPLDPKPKIVYTPNDAVSFTVAESNADFSRLTGKEPFPTTELYPLVPELHVSDDSASAVSFQVTLFPNQGFCISVNAHHAVLDGKTTTNFLKSWARTCKNQDSFLPQDLIPVYDRTVIKDPMDLDTKILNAWHRVAKVFTGGKEPENPKSLKLLWSPEIGPDVFRYTLNLTREDIQKLRERLKKESSSSSVSSSPKELRLSTFVIVYSYALTCLIKARGGDPSRPVGYGFAVDCRSLMVPPVPSSYFGNCVSACFKMSLTAETFMSEEGFLAAARMVSDSVEALDENVALKIPEILEGFTTLSPGTQVLSVAGSTRFGVYGLDFGWGRPEKVVVVSIDQGEAISFAESRDGSGGVELGFSLKKHEMDVLVDLLHKGLEN, encoded by the coding sequence ATGGTGAACGAAGAAATGGAGTCATCACTTAAAGTCATCGACGTGGCACGAGTCACACCATCAAACTCCGACTCGTCCGAGTCACTCACTCTCCCACTCACCTTCTTCGACCTCCTCTGGTACAAACTTCACGCCGTCGAACGAGTCATCTTCTACAAACTCACCGACGCAAGTCGTCCTTTCTTTGACTCAGTCATCGTCCCAAACCTCAAAACATCTCTCTCCTCATCCCTCTCTCACTACCTCCCACTCGCCGGAAAACTCGTGTGGGAACCACTTGATCCCAAACCGAAAATCGTCTACACCCcaaacgacgccgtttcaTTCACCGTCGCCGAGTCAAACGCAGACTTCTCACGTTTAACCGGCAAAGAACCGTTCCCCACCACCGAGTTATACCCGTTAGTCCCCGAGTTACATGTCTCCGACGACTCAGCTTCCGCCGTGTCGTTTCAAGTCACGTTATTTCCAAACCAAGGGTTTTGCATCAGCGTTAATGCACATCATGCCGTTTTAGATGGAAAAACGACAACCAACTTTCTCAAATCTTGGGCACGCACATGTAAAAACCAAGATTCTTTTCTACCGCAGGATCTAATCCCAGTTTACGATCGTACGGTCATAAAAGATCCAATGGATTTAGATACAAAGATCTTAAACGCTTGGCACAGAGTAGCCAAAGTGTTCACCGGTGGTAAAGAACCAGAAAACCCCAAGAGTTTAAAGCTTTTATGGTCGCCGGAGATTGGTCCTGACGTTTTCCGATACACTCTCAATCTCACTAGAGAAGATATCCAAAAGCTTCGAGAGAGACTCAAGaaagagtcttcttcttcctctgtttcctcaTCACCCAAAGAGCTTCGTTTATCAACGTTTGTGATTGTTTACTCTTATGCTTTAACGTGTTTAATCAAAGCTCGAGGCGGTGATCCGAGTAGACCAGTCGGGTACGGATTCGCTGTGGATTGTCGAAGCCTTATGGTTCCACCGGTTCCATCGAGTTATTTTGGTAATTGTGTATCTGCTTGTTTTAAAATGTCGTTAACGGCAGAGACTTTTATGAGTGAAGAAGGGTTTTTAGCTGCTGCGAGAATGGTTAGTGATTCTGTTGAGGCATTGGATGAGAATGTTGCATTGAAGATTCCAGAGATTTTGGAAGGGTTTACGACTCTTTCACCAGGAACACAGGTTTTGTCTGTTGCCGGGTCGACCCGGTTCGGAGTTTACGGGTTGGATTTTGGGTGGGGTAGACCGGAGAAAGTGGTGGTTGTGTCAATTGACCAAGGTGAAGCGATTTCTTTTGCGGAGAGTAGAGATGGGAGTGGTGGTGTAGAGCTTGGCTTCTCCCTCAAGAAACATGAAATGGATGTTCTTGTTGATTTGCTTCACAAGGGACTagaaaattaa
- a CDS encoding HXXXD-type acyl-transferase family protein (HXXXD-type acyl-transferase family protein; FUNCTIONS IN: transferase activity, transferring acyl groups other than amino-acyl groups, transferase activity; INVOLVED IN: biological_process unknown; LOCATED IN: cellular_component unknown; EXPRESSED IN: 16 plant structures; EXPRESSED DURING: 9 growth stages; CONTAINS InterPro DOMAIN/s: Transferase (InterPro:IPR003480); BEST Arabidopsis thaliana protein match is: HXXXD-type acyl-transferase family protein (TAIR:AT5G39050.1); Has 2008 Blast hits to 1990 proteins in 121 species: Archae - 0; Bacteria - 0; Metazoa - 0; Fungi - 42; Plants - 1965; Viruses - 0; Other Eukaryotes - 1 (source: NCBI BLink).), with protein MVSSLNIIEVARVTPSNSDSAESLSLPLTYFDLIYYKLRAVERVIFYRITNVTRPFFDSVIVPNLKTSLSSCLSHYLPLAGKLIWEPLDHKPTIVYSQNDDVSFSVAETNADFSSLSGNEPFPSTELYPLVPALQSSDDSASIVSFQVTLFPNQGFCIGVSAHHAVLDGKTTTMFLKSWAHICKHQDFSLPQDLIPTYDRTVIKSPTDSENKVLNEWRSFTKILAGGKEPANPKSLKLNPSFEIGPDVVRYTLQLTREDIQTLRERLKREVSSSSSSTSSSKELRLSTFVIVYSYVLVCIIRARGGEPHRPVGYAFSVDCRSLMNPPTPNYFGNCIAGCSRMMLTAKMFMGEEGLLAAATMVSDSIEEWDESFAWKIPDFVAYATLPPETQLILVSGSNRFGVYELDFGWGRPDKVMVVSISPGNGISMAESRDQNGSVEIGFSLKKHEMDTLIDLLHCELTI; from the coding sequence ATGGTTTCATCACTTAACATCATCGAAGTGGCACGAGTCACCCCTTCAAACTCTGACTCGGCCGAGTCACTCAGTCTCCCACTCACTTATTTCGACCTTATCTATTATAAACTTCGCGCCGTCGAACGAGTCATCTTCTACCGAATCACCAACGTAACTCGCCCTTTCTTTGACTCAGTCATCGTCCCAAATCTCAAAACCTCTCTATCCTCATGCCTCTCTCACTATCTCCCACTCGCTGGCAAACTTATATGGGAACCACTTGATCACAAACCAACCATTGTCTACTCccaaaacgacgacgtttcaTTCAGCGTCGCCGAAACAAACGCTGATTTCTCTAGTTTATCCGGCAATGAACCATTCCCCTCCACCGAGTTGTACCCGTTAGTCCCCGCGTTACAAAGCTCCGACGACTCGGCCTCCATTGTGTCGTTCCAAGTCACGTTATTTCCAAACCAAGGATTTTGCATCGGCGTAAGTGCACATCATGCCGTTTTAGATGGAAAAACGACAACCATGTTTCTCAAATCCTGGGCTCACATATGTAAACATCAAGATTTTTCTCTACCGCAGGATTTAATCCCAACTTACGATCGTACGGTCATTAAAAGTCCAACGGATagtgaaaacaaagttttgaaTGAGTGGCGCTCTTTCACCAAAATATTAGCTGGTGGTAAAGAACCTGCCAACCCCAAGAGTTTAAAGCTTAATCCATCATTTGAGATTGGTCCTGACGTTGTCCGATACACTCTCCAGCTCACGCGTGAAGATATCCAAACGCTTCGCGAGAGACTTAAGAGAGAagtttcctcctcctcctcctcaacCTCATCCTCAAAAGAGCTTCGCTTGTCTACATTTGTTATTGTTTACTCGTATGTATTAGTATGCATAATAAGAGCTCGAGGCGGGGAACCACATAGACCGGTTGGATATGCGTTTTCGGTGGATTGTCGAAGCCTCATGAATCCGCCGACtccaaattattttggaaattgCATCGCTGGTTGCTCTAGAATGATGCTGACGGCAAAAATGTTTATGGGTGAAGAAGGACTTTTGGCTGCTGCGACAATGGTCAGCGATTCGATCGAAGAATGGGACGAGAGTTTTGCGTGGAAGATTCCGGATTTTGTAGCATATGCAACTCTTCCACCAGAGACACAACTTATTTTAGTTTCAGGGTCTAACCGATTTGGAGTATACGAGTTGGATTTTGGGTGGGGTAGACCTGATAAAGTGATGGTTGTGTCGATCAGTCCAGGCAATGGGATTTCCATGGCGGAAAGTAGAGACCAAAACGGCAGTGTGGAGATTGGCTTCTCACTCAAGAAGCACGAAATGGACACATTGATTGATTTGCTTCATTGTGAACTAACTATTTAA